In a single window of the Nodularia spumigena CCY9414 genome:
- a CDS encoding class I SAM-dependent methyltransferase, producing the protein MKLITILLLLLNFLFTPITTANAATLSDNTYQQRTHPSSDGIGKYYMGREIAKVMGHTGAGWLERPRREVKEQPSKIVSALNLQPDNVVADIGAGTGYLSFRIAPLLTDGKVLAVDIQPEMLEIINFFQQEKNISNVEPILATLTNPNLPDASVDLALMVDAYHELEYPQEVMTGIVKALKPGGKVVLVEYRGENPLIMIKRLHKMTQKQVRKEMQAVGLVWRETKNLLPQQHLMIFEKQA; encoded by the coding sequence ATGAAACTGATCACCATCCTCCTCCTACTGTTAAACTTCTTATTTACCCCCATCACCACAGCAAACGCCGCTACCCTCTCCGATAATACTTATCAACAGCGCACTCACCCCAGTTCAGACGGTATCGGAAAATACTACATGGGGAGAGAAATAGCCAAAGTCATGGGACACACAGGCGCAGGTTGGTTAGAAAGACCGAGGCGCGAAGTAAAAGAACAGCCCAGTAAAATAGTCAGTGCGCTGAACTTACAACCCGATAATGTAGTGGCCGATATTGGCGCAGGTACAGGATATCTCAGCTTTCGCATTGCACCATTATTAACAGATGGAAAGGTGTTAGCTGTAGATATTCAACCAGAAATGCTAGAGATTATTAACTTTTTCCAACAAGAGAAAAATATTAGCAACGTTGAACCAATTTTAGCAACTCTCACCAACCCCAACCTGCCAGATGCAAGTGTTGATTTAGCGCTAATGGTGGATGCTTACCACGAGTTAGAATATCCCCAAGAAGTGATGACAGGAATTGTCAAAGCCTTGAAACCAGGAGGTAAAGTAGTGCTGGTGGAATATCGGGGCGAAAATCCCTTGATTATGATTAAACGTTTGCACAAAATGACTCAAAAGCAAGTCCGTAAAGAAATGCAAGCTGTGGGTTTAGTTTGGCGAGAAACCAAAAACTTGTTACCTCAGCAGCACTTAATGATATTTGAAAAGCAAGCCTAA